In the Vibrio sp. FE10 genome, ATGAAAGTGCTAACGACAAGCAATCCATTCAGTGCGCTTTCAGAAGTATCTATTCTGTCGCTAAGTATTTACGTACTGCTCGGTATTGGTGGTTACTTGCTGAGCCTTAAGTTGAACCGAACTGATGATGTGAGCTTGAAGACGCTGTTCCAACGCTAGAGTCACTTGTTCTGATTCTGAGCCCTGAGCCCTGAGCCCTGAGCGGCTAACCTCATCAGATATCAAAATCTAAATCAAAGCTTCTGAGAAATCGGGAGCTTTTTTATTGGCTGCTATTTATTGTTAGGCACTTTAAACCCTAACAACGGTTTTGGTGATAGAGGCAAAGGTACGGATTGGTGAAAAGGTACGGATTGGTTTTGGTGCTGAGTGAGGCAAAGATAAACTAGGAGGTATTAATGAGCTGACATTGAATTGCATTATTGTTAATGCCTGCCAGCTCTTTGGGGGATGATTTCTTTAGTCGCCGACCAGATGAAGGTCCTTGAGAGTGCTATTGAAATCGGTTTGTTGCGTTTACAGATCTTGTAACCTGTTCTGTTGCTAAGCTTTTAATTCATCATTTTAACTTCAAGCTCTTTCGCTTTTCAGTTATCGATATCAAGCTTATTTCTTTGAAGCTTCTTTCGCTGTGTCTTTCCAGTATTGGATGCGAACGCGATGAAGCTGTGCTCTTCTCATTTTTTTCATAAGGGATATTTCCTTTTCTTTAACTGCTCTTCATGAGCTATTTTTATTGCCAACTATTCGAATCTAACGGTGTTTGACGGCCAGATCAATGATACAAATCACAAAATATATAGAGTTTTGAGTACCATTTACATCAAAGTATGACCTAGTTATCAACTATGGCTCAATTCAATCTCTTAAGCCGTTGTTCGAAATTTAGATTAGTTATCTCAGATGACAAATTCATTTCAGTATCAATACAGTTCAGTGATACGTATTTAATAGACCGGACTAACACGGATTTAGTTCCCAATAACTTACCTTTCCTGCCCCTACCACTCACTGTCTCTTCTCTTCTACAAATTCCTTCTCCATAATTAAAGTTACGGCGTAACCAACATTCTTATTGAGCTGGCTATTTTTTATTCACATAGGCCTATACGACACAAACTCAAAATGGGATTATGTTTGTAACGGAAGAGCTTTTAATAGAAAAAGACAGTAATGGATAAAATTAAATGGACGTGATTATGAGTAAAGTAATTCTACAAGGGCATATTCTTGTGCCAGACAACGACCTAGAAGCAGTCACACAAGCGCTGGTTGTTCATAAGGAACTTACCCTCTCAGAACCCGGCTGTATCGTGTTTCGAGTCAGTCAAAGTTCACTTCAGCCTAATCGATTTGAAGTTTATGAAGAGTTCACCAGTAGAGAAGCATTCGAAGCCCACCAACAACGAGTCAAAGCTTCTGAATGGGGTAGCATCTCAAAGAACGTAACGCGTCATTATCAAATAACCGACGTTACTACTTCATAAATGTCCGAGCCATTAACCGACCGCATCGTCAGGTTGATCAAGCAAGATCCCTTGCGAATGCAGATTTTAGGGTGTGTCTCTCAACTCGGTTTATCACAATGCTATGTCGCCGCAGGTTTTGTGCGAAATCGAGTGTGGGACCACCTACATGGCTTTGATTCCCCTACGCCATTAAACGATATTGATGTGATCTACTTTGATCGCAGTGATACCTCTTACGAGTCGGCTATTCGATACGAATCTCAACTTCAACAGTGGTTACCTGAATTGAATTGGCAAGTTCGCAATCAAGCCAATATGCACACCCGAAATGGCGACAAACCTTATCAAAGCGCATTAGATGCGATGAGTTACTGGCCAGAGAAAGAGACGGCGGTCGCCGTAAATCAAAGCCCAACAGGAGAAATCGAGTGTATTTCTGCTTTTGGTTTAGAGAGCTTGTTTGATTTAAAAATCACACCGAACCCCAACCGCAGCAGAGACGTGTTTGATCAACGAGTCCAATCTAAAAACTGGTTAACTCATTGGCCGAAGTTAACGATTGGAAACAGTTAACGATCGACCAAAGTTAGTCATTAGCACCAGTTAACTACTGGCAGTCGAATTCAAAGCTAAAACCATTGACTACAAGTCCAATCAGATCGAATATGCTCCACTTCTCCAATCAAACGCGCACTGCTCCAACTGCTGCGCTCTCTCGTCATACTGAGTAACGACCATGAACCAACAATATATGTTGCAAGCGCTTGAAGCTTCGCGCCAAGCCCTACCTGATTGTCAACCAAACCCGCCAGTGGGCTGTGTTTTGGTCAAAAACGGTGAGGTCGTGTCGGTTGGGTACACACAAAAGGTCGGTGGAAATCACGCAGAGGTCGAGGCGCTAAATAGCTATAACGGCGAAATGGAAGGTGTTACGGCTTACGTGACATTGGAGCCATGCTCTTTTGTTGGCAGAACACCTGCTTGTGCCAACACACTGATTAAAGCAGGCATCAAACACGTCGTTGTCGCCATGCTAGACCCAGACCCTCGCAATAATGGTCGTGGTGTGGCGATACTCGAATCACACGGCGTGAAAGTCGATGTAGGGCTATGCCGAGAACAAGTGAGCGTCTTTTTAACCCCGTATCTTGGTAAATCTTAGGTCTTGAATAACCAGCGCTAGTTTAATTTCACTCGGTAAAGCGGATTAACTGGCTTATCGACAAAGTATGACCAAATATGATCGTAGACGGCATGTTGGTTAGGAAACGGCGCTAACGCTTTCGCTTCTTCTAAATTGCACCAACGGTACTCGGTGTGTTCGTCATTCAATTCAATCGCTTGGTTGGGTGGACATAACACTGCAAACACAGGGATTAGCTGAATCACATTGACGTGCGCTTCGTAAAACTGCTCCAGAAACTGTGCGTTGTACAATGCTTCCACTTCAATTTTGGTCTCTTCTTCAAATTCACGAACAATAGCCTGCCAGCCTGTTTCGCCCGCTTCAATCGAGCCTGCTACATGGCACCAAAATTCGCCTTTCACACGCTTCATTAATAGCATTTTCGTTTGTCCGTCGATCTCTGAAAGAGCGACACCAGCTACGATGGAAGTATTGAGTGGAATCATAACGTTACCTTAGGTTGAATAAGAGGGCGGCAAGGCTACCACCCTTCGTTTACGAAGTTGTCTTCTATGATTAAAAACGAGAGGCCACTCATCAATTTATGACTATCAAGTGCAACTGCTGAGGCTCGTAAGTTCAAGAACAGCCTTTATACCCAGTCATTGAGCGATTCTTATTTGAGGCGCATTTCGATAAAGAGTAGAATCGCCGCCTTGTACTGTGTTTAAGCTCTCAAAGCATACACCATAGACACACAGCCATTTATCACCATGAAGTAAGACGACAATATGCACTCATCCAAACCAACGCACGACTCAGAAAACAGCCACACACCTGAGCATTGCTTCACTCGCTTTCAACAGCCGATCGAGTCATATTCGTTGCCTGAGCGTTTCACATTCCCGTTCTATTATGAACCGCACGCACTGTGTGAAATCGCTTCTCACCAGCTTCAACAATACCTAGAAACACAAACCGATTGGCAACATGACTTCGGGCTAGATTCTGACGCAGGCCGCGGCAAGATGTTCGGCGTGTTGCTAGTGAAAAGTCCAGAAGGTGAGCTTGGTTACTTCTCTGCTTTCTCTGGCAAAATCGCTGACCAAAACTTATTACCTCACTTTGTGCCGCCAGTCTTCGACATGCTCAGCAGCGACAGTTTTTTCCATCAAGACACAGCCGACATGATGGCTGTGAATGCGAAATTTAAAGCCCTGCAAGCGAACGCTGAATACCTTGAATTGTGTGAACAATTAGCACAACAGAAAGCACAAGCAGAGCAAGAGATTGAAGCTCAGCGTTTGTTAATTATAGAAGGCCGAAAAACACGTAAAGAACAACGTGAACAAGGTAAAGAAAACCTTGATGAGCAAGCCTTCGAACAGCTAAATAACGAGTTAAACAAAGCCAGTATTGCCGACAAAAATCAGCAGAAATATCTTAAGCTCAACTGGGAACAAACCCTAAATGAACTTCAAGGTAAAGTTGGTGAGTTCACCACTCAATTAGCTGAACTCAAAGAGCAAAGAGCACACCTTTCTCATCAGCTTCAGCACAAACTGTTTTCACAATACGCTTTCCAAAATGCGGAAGGCAACATTGAGGATCTTAACCAGATCTTTGAAGATACCCCAAACAAGATACCACCAGCAGGTTCTGGCGAATGCGCCGCACCCAAGCTTCTGCAATACGCGTATCTAAATGGTTATACACCACTGGCATTGGCTGAATTTTGGTGGGGTCGTTCTCCGAAGTCGGAAATTCGCAAGCACAAGAAATACTACGCTTCTTGTCAGAGTAAATGTGTGCCGATCCTTGGCCACATGATGAAAGGCCTAGAGGTAGATCCAAACCCATTGCTAGAGAACCCTGCAGAAGGCAAAGATCTCGACATCCTATTCCAAGACGATCACATCGTGGTGGTACATAAGCCAGCAGGTTTTCTATCCGTACCAGGTAAAACCATCAAAGATTCGGCCTACACTCGCGTTCAAGAAATGCATCAGGATGTTGAAGGGCCCTTTGTTATCCACCGCTTGGATATGGCGACCTCTGGCATTCTGATATTTGCGCTGACTCGACGTGCGAACAAAAGCTTGCAGAAGCAGTTCATTACTCGTGAAGTTGAGAAGCGTTACGTGGCAATGATCGAAGGCGTTCTAGAGCAAGATGAAGGTTATGTTCGCTTACCGCTGCGTGGTGACTTATACGATCGTCCTCGTCAAATTGTCTGCTTCGAACACGGTAAGCCAGCTGAAACCAAGTGGGAAGTCATTGAGCGAAACCAAGACACCACCAAGGTTTATCTGCACCCTAAAACTGGCCGCACTCACCAGTTACGTGTTCACTGTTCACACCAAGAAGGGCTAGATATGCCTATCTTGGGTGATGGTTTATACGGGAACAAGGCCGACCGACTACACTTACATGCTGAAAGGCTAGCGCTACACCACCCAGTAACTAAAGAGTGGATGGTGTTCCAATTCGACGCTGAATTCTAAGCGTTAAGCCTATTTTCTGCATTAAGCCTGTTTTCTGCGTTAAGCTTAGGAAATAAACCAGAGTCACAAAACGTCTGTGACTCTGTCTCCTTATTTCACCTACCTCTTTGGGGTATATCTCCACGATTATTGCACTACATCAAGGTCCATTTTCTTATGACGAGTAGCATGCGCCTCTTCTTCTTTCCTTGAGGCCTTTGATATGTCATCAGCTGCTTTGAATCTGCACACCAACACATCAACTTCTTCTGTGATTGCCTCACAAGCATTAAGCTTGAAACCACTCACAGACAAAAAGCCAGACCTAAACTCGGCAATGCTGAGCTTAATTGAAGAAGTTAAAAACGAACTCCCACTTTACGAGTCAGAGACGTTTATCTGTGGGCCAAAAGGAAACTGCTCTGGCTGTTCTAAGAAATTGTTGGAGATGGTCGACAGTGAATTAATGTTCTGGGAACACAGCATTTCAATCGGCCAAGGCCCTAACTTCGAAGAACTGCGCCGTTTTGGTAAGCTATGCAGCAGTGTTAGACGCGGCTTAGAACGTAATGGTTTGGTAGAAAAGCGCCCAAAGAAAAGATAACAAGCTAATTCACAGCTGCTACAACCTTTCGATGAGCATTACAAACTATCGTTCATCATTGCAATCTATCATTCATCATTACAATCGAGCCCGGTCACTAACAGGTTGAACTCGTTTACTATAAGAGTGATAATATTTTGTAATACAATAAGTACCAAGACAAACCATTAGAGATTTTCCGACAAGTTCTTGAGCGAATCCATCCTTCATGTCTGACGTGCCTTACCTTCTGAAACACATCATCACATCCATTAGAAATCTTTTCTTGGATAACGGGGAGAGACCTTGAAGAAACCACAACCAGTACTGGGTAAGACCGGTATGCTATTTTTCCTCGTCATCATCAGTGCGTTTCCTCCATTGACCATCGACCTGTATTTGCCAGCACTTCCGCAAATGGTTGAGGTGTTCAATACCGATCAATCGATGGTTAACCTAACCCTAAGCAGCTACTTCGTGACTTATGCTGTAGGCCTGTTGTTCTGGGGACCGCTGAGTGAAAAATTTGGCCGTAAACCTATCCTATTGATTGGCTTAGCGAGCTATATGGTCGCGAGCGTGATCTGCGCAATGACCAACAGCATCGAACAATTGATTGGCGCTCGCGTCTTCCAAGCGTTTGCAGGCAGTGCCATCACGGTTATCGCCACTGCCATCGTGAAAGATCTTTATGATGGTCGAGAACGCGAAAAGATCATGGCGACCATCATGTCTCTGGTGATCATCGCACCAATGGTTGCACCGGTATTTGGCGCCTTTCTACTGAAAATCGCGTCTTGGCGAATGATGTTCGTTACCCTAGCCGTTTTTGGTGCGTTCGCATCAGTATTGGCGCTTTGCTACCGAGAGACACTTGAAAGCAAATACCAAGGCTCCATTTTCCGCTCATGGGGAAGGCTGGCCGTGGTCATGAAGAATCGTTCATTCATAAAGCTGCTGGTTATTTTCTCTATCACACCAATGGCGCTAATGGGCTTTCTTGCCGCAGGTTCTTATATCTACATCAATGACTTTGGATTGACCGAGCAACAATTCAGTTACGCTTTCGCATTCAACGCATTGTGTGCCTCATTTGGGCCAACGCTTTATATGAAGCTATCCTATCGAGTGTCGGTTCAAAAAGTGATTTCAGCGTGTTTTGCTCTATTAGCAATTGCCGGAATCTTTACGCTGACAATCGGTGGTTTGTCACCTTGGTTCTTTATGTTTATCGCAGCACCAGCGACGCTGATGGTTATCATCATGCGAGTACCAGGCACCAACTTAATGTTGAACCAGCAAGATCAAGACACAGGCTCTGCCGTCGCATTGATTCAGTTCTTCAGCATGATTTGTGGTTCACTTGGTATGGTTTTAGTTTCAATCCGCCCAGATTCGCTAATTGAAAACCTAGGCTTTATCCAATTATCGGTGGGAATCCTAGGCGGCTTGATGTGGCTGATGGTCAGAAACAAAGAGTACGTGACTAAGAAACTGAATTAGGCACATCCAAGACGCTCACTAACAACTCAATAAACCTGAGGAATGGTGCCTATTAAAAATCATTCCTCAGAAAGAAATCTAGAACGAAATCTTGATGGCGTTAAGCCGATGATTTTCATGAAGACTTTTCGAAAGCTGTTCACGTCCTCATAGCCAACTAGGTAGCTGATTTGCTCAACCGGTTTATGAGAGCTTTCCAATAACTCACATGCACTTTGAACACGCACGTGTTGGATATAATTGATAGGCGTGTAGCTGGTCGCTTTAGTAAATTGACGAATAAAGGTTCTTCGAGTCATAAACGCTTCTTCAGCCAATTGATCAAGAGACAACGAAAGGTGATGGTTCTTTTGAATAAAACGCTGCACCGACACAATCTTGTCATTGCCGTGAGCATAGTTTGGCACAAAGCTCTGATAGTAGCGTTGTTCTCTCAACCCCGTATCAAGCACGAGGTATTTACCTAGATTACGAGTATTGGTCGGCGTTGTGTATTTGGTCAGGATAAACAAAGCGAGATCCATCCACGACATCAAACCACCAGCGGTGATAATGTCAGCGTCATCGTTCAAGATTTTATCGACATCAACATCGATCTCAACATATCGCTCCGAGAATTGTTGTTGCGCTTGCCAATGCGTTGTCACGGTTCGCCCCTGCAACAACCCCGTTCCCGCCAAAATAAACACGCCCGCGCAAGCTGAACACAGTATCGCCCCACGTTGATGAGACTGAACAAGATAATCCAACAACCCTTCATCTGGTTCTAAGTAGTAGCTGCCATCTAAGTTTGGCGGCACCAAAATGATGTCTGCTTTTGAGTTCTCGATTAAGCCATCAACCGATTTAGAGCAATCCCCATAAGGCTTAATTTCAACATGAAACTGAACCTGCTCATTAGAAGGTTCGAGGCTATTAGCCAGTTGAAGAAACTCTTTCACTCCAAACACGGCACTTTGCAGAGAGCCTGGATAATCGATGATTTCGACCATTACTGATTTTGTCACTATTGCCATAGAGTCTGTCATTTTTGACGTGCGATAAAAACTACAGAGTATTCATAATATCCCTACACCGCAACACACTAAATACAAAGGTATAGACTATGAAGAACACAGCCCTACTACTTATCGACTTTCAAAATGACTACTTCCCTTCATACGAGGGTGCAAAATGGGCACTGTCTGAAACAGAAAAAGCAGCCGAAAAGGGTGCACAGTTATTATCCGCTTTCCGAGACAAGCAACTTCCTGTGGTTCATATACGTCATGAGTTTCCGACGAATGATGCTCCGTTCTTCTTGCCAGAATCAGACGGTGCTCAAATCCACAGCAGCGTGACTCCGCTAGAAAGTGAGCCAGTCATCGTAAAGCATCAAATCAATAGCTTTAGAGATACTGAACTGAACAAGGTGCTAAAGGATCAAGGCATTGAGAAACTGATCATCGTTGGCGCAATGAGCCACATGTGTATTGATGCTGTGACTCGTGCAGCAACCGATTTAGGCTATGAATGCCACGTAGCGCATGATGCTTGCACAACCTTAGACATGGAGTTCAATGGCGTTCAGGTTCCAGCAGCACATGTCCATGCGGCATTCATGGCTGCACTGAGCTTTGGTTACTGCAATGTCGCAACGGCCAGTGAGCTTGAAAGCCAACTTTAGTCAGACTCAAAACCGCCCACATGGGCGGTTTTAACTAAATTTCAAATAAAAGATCAGCTTCCAATCAATTCTTTCAGTGTCTCGTCCTAAAATACGTTGACGATTTTAGTAAGCCAGTAACGCAAGTTGCTGGCTTTTTTCATGCATCTTATTTGGCGTATTCATACCTAGGCTGAGATGTGGCCTCATTTCGTTGTACGTATATATTGACTCTTCAACAAGTGTTTTCAACTCGCGAAGATCTTTGCACTGAGTAAGCAAGAACTCTTGCTTGAGGATACCATTGACCCGCTCAGCTAACGCGTTTTGGTAGCAGTCATAACCATCAGTCATTGATGGAGTTATACCATGCTTTTTAAGTTTCTCTTGATAGAGGTTTGAGCAATACTGAAGCCCTCTATCTGAGTGATGGATTGTCGCATGACAATAACATCGAGTTTTTACCGTCATATCTAAAGCCTTCACAACATCGCTCGCTTTCATTTCATTGCTAACTTCATACCCCATGATTTTACGGCTGAAGGCATCGGTAACCAATGACAAGTAGTGAACGCCCTCGTTTGACTGAACATAAGTGATGTCGCTCACCAGAACTTCTTCTGGTTTTGACGGAACGACTTCTTTTAGCAAGTTCGGATGTTTTTTCATCCAGTGTCTGCTGTTCGTTGTTTTGGTGTAACTTCGTTTCGGCTTAACGAGTAAGCGCTCTTCTCTGAGGTAATTAAACAAAGCATCACGGCCAAGTTTTATTCCCTTAGCTATCAACTTCGGCTTCAGTAAGAAATAGAGCTTACGAGCTCCCAGCCGAGGCATGAATCGTCTTATCTCAAGCACCATCCCTTTCACAGGAGCAAGCACAGCCTGACGAGTGGTCTCACGCTTTTCTCTCTGATAGACACACTGACGAGATATATTGAGCAATGAACAAGCTTTACTTAAGCTTACTTTCTTCTCTTTTTGAAGGCTTCTTGCTCCTTCGCTATATACTTTTTTCTTAGCGACATCCCGTGCTCAGCATCAAGAATATCAACAACCCTATTGAGAAGAAGGCATCTGAGACGTTCATCTTCGAGTTCTTGTTCAAGTCGTTTTATTTTTTGGGCAGGCGTTTCATTCGCTCTCGGTGATTTAGGCATCGTGTTCTTCCTTGGGTTGGTAGTCCAATCCATTTTGCCATGCTTTCTTAACCAAGTAAGAACAGTCGAACGACCTTGTATGCCGTAAATTGATTGGGCTTGTTTATAGGTCATGTCGCCCTTTTCGATGGCGTCTACAACCTGTAATTTAAAGCCTAGTGTGTAATCACGCTGAGTGCGCTTAACGTGGTGTTTATTTGGAATGGTCATCATTAGTCCTCAATGTGTAAACACATTTCAGGACGGGACACAGATACAAAAAAGGCCCCTTTCGGAGCCTTCTTATCACAATCAGTAATCACTCAGTTTCTACTAAGCGTTAGCCACTTGGCGTGCTGGGTGTTTGATAAACACAGCGACTACAGCTACGATAGCTAGTGCAAAACAGTAGTAAGAGTTAGCCACGATATCCAAAGGCGATAGGTTAAATACCGAACCTAATAGCAATACCTGTGCACCATAAGGCAATACGCCTTGAATCACACAAGAGAAGATATCCAACAAACTTGCTGAGCGACGTGGAGACACATTGTTCTCTTCCGCCAGTTGGCGAGCCACACTACCAGACACAATAATCGCTACGGTGTTGTTTGCAGTACATAGGTTAACCATCGACACCAAGCCAGCAATACCTAGCTCGCTCGCACGGCCATTTGCTTGCTTAGAGTGTGAAGAGCCAAACGCACGGATCACACCGCTTACAAGGTTAGTTAGGAACGCTAGTCCGCCTTGGCGACGCATCAGCTCACTCAAACCACCAATCAGCATCGACAGTAGGAAGATTTCCTGCATGTTACCGAAGCCTGCATAAATATCTTGAGCGTAATCCGTCATACCGTAGCTCTCGACAGAACCTAGGCTCACGCCACCCGCTAGCAAGATACCAATGGTCAACACGACAAAGACATTCATGCCCGATACAGCAAGAATCAAAATAGTGATGTATGGCAGTACTTTCAGCCACTCAATTGGACCCGTTTCAGGAACTTGAGTTGCCGTGCTGTTGAAAGCAAAGATAACAATCGCAATCAATGCAGCAGGAAGTGCAATACGGATATTCTCTTTAAACTTATCTCTCATCTCACAGCCTTGCGAACGTGTCGCGGCAATCGTGGTATCAGAGATAATAGACAGGTTGTCACCAAACATCGCGCCACTTAAAACAACACCGGCTGTAAGTGGAATGCTCATGCCTGCTGAGTCTGCAATGCCCAATGCAACAGGTGCAACCGCAGCGATGGTGCCCATCGACGTACCCATTGCTGTCGCGATGAAAGCTGAAATCAGGAAGATACCCGGCAGGATCATGCTTGTCGGAATCGCAGATAGACCAAGATTTACCGTCGCGTCTACGCCGCCAGACGCTTTAGCTACAGCCGCAAAAGCACCCGCCAATAGGTAGATCATACACATTGCGATAATGTCTTTGTGACCGACTCCACCCAAGAATTGTTCGATAGCACGGTTCAATTTATCTTTGCTTAGCAACAAAGCCAACATCACAGCAGGCAAAGCTGCAATGGGAGCTGGAAGCTGATAGAAAGCAAAATCGACGCCTTGTAGTGACAAGTACGTACCTACGCCAATAAACAGCGCTAGGAACACGATCAGAGGGATAAGCGCAACTGCCGAAGGGGCAATTACCGCATTAGAATTTTTTGAATTGGACATGGAACATCAACGCAATAGAACAGGAAGATGAGCAGACTAATGTCACACTTAGGGCTTGTCAACGTCTAGACGTCTAAACGCCCAATTTAATGCAAAGTAATAAGCACGCCATTGAACATCACATAATAGAAAAGGCTATTTACTCACCAGTAAATAGCCTTTTGAGAACAGATTGCTTCTCGAGAACCGATAGCTTTTCGAGAGCAGATAGCGTTTATGCAGAAGCTAGCTTTTGCCTGCTTAGCGCTGTTGCTAATTTAGCTGTTTTCTTGCTTAGCGTTTTTGCTTGAACGTCACTTGGTATTCACCAATGCCTTCGTAGTGGAAAGTCGTTGGTTTATCGAAGCCCATTTCCACGATACCGCAGTATGAACCCGTGATGATTGCTTCACCCGCTTGGAAATCTACGCCACGACGAGTCATATAGTTAATCAGCCAGTAGATTGGGCTTGGTGGTAATGTATTTGGGTGCTTACCTGCGAATGCTTGAACTTGTTCGCCTTGGGTCACTTCGATATTAATCTCAGCAGAAGTGAACGCTTTTTCGCGGTCAATCTCAGGGCCAATGAACAGACCTTGGTTTACTAGGCCATCAGCAAGCTTTTCGTAGAACTCTGCACCGCTGTCATCAGCAAAACGAGACTGCATTAGCTCAAGTGCCATGTGGCAAGAACCGATCGCATCGTTGATCTGCTCTTCGCTGTAGCCTTCTTGGTTTGCAGGTAGGCTCTTAGCAAGCGTAAATGCAATTTCAGGCTCAACACGTACTACGTCGTTGTCAGCAAACAGTTCGCAAACCTCGCCTTGTTGAACGCTGCCCGAGAAGATAGGTGCAACAATGAACTTGTCTTCAGCCAAAGGAAGCAAACACTTCCAACCACCGACCTTGTCGCTC is a window encoding:
- a CDS encoding hydratase, whose product is MTNVFKQAAEELLSRRVAGTKAPRLDEQYRPNNLEDALKIQSSMIDLKSDKVGGWKCLLPLAEDKFIVAPIFSGSVQQGEVCELFADNDVVRVEPEIAFTLAKSLPANQEGYSEEQINDAIGSCHMALELMQSRFADDSGAEFYEKLADGLVNQGLFIGPEIDREKAFTSAEINIEVTQGEQVQAFAGKHPNTLPPSPIYWLINYMTRRGVDFQAGEAIITGSYCGIVEMGFDKPTTFHYEGIGEYQVTFKQKR
- a CDS encoding Na+/H+ antiporter NhaC family protein; the encoded protein is MSNSKNSNAVIAPSAVALIPLIVFLALFIGVGTYLSLQGVDFAFYQLPAPIAALPAVMLALLLSKDKLNRAIEQFLGGVGHKDIIAMCMIYLLAGAFAAVAKASGGVDATVNLGLSAIPTSMILPGIFLISAFIATAMGTSMGTIAAVAPVALGIADSAGMSIPLTAGVVLSGAMFGDNLSIISDTTIAATRSQGCEMRDKFKENIRIALPAALIAIVIFAFNSTATQVPETGPIEWLKVLPYITILILAVSGMNVFVVLTIGILLAGGVSLGSVESYGMTDYAQDIYAGFGNMQEIFLLSMLIGGLSELMRRQGGLAFLTNLVSGVIRAFGSSHSKQANGRASELGIAGLVSMVNLCTANNTVAIIVSGSVARQLAEENNVSPRRSASLLDIFSCVIQGVLPYGAQVLLLGSVFNLSPLDIVANSYYCFALAIVAVVAVFIKHPARQVANA